The following proteins come from a genomic window of Populus alba chromosome 12, ASM523922v2, whole genome shotgun sequence:
- the LOC118043935 gene encoding uncharacterized protein, with product MTKLFFLISLILLLITFTSQSEKQKPPTAAHTELTNYGFPIGLLPSSVKNYTFNQASGEFSVDLGGPCKITLPPDNYLATYSKRVSGKIVEGRIAELDGIRVWAFFKWWSITGISSSGDNLVFEVGMITAKYPSKNFDESPQCEGKHSSS from the coding sequence atgacCAAGCTTTTCTTTCTCATCTCTCTCATCCTCCTACTAATCACCTTCACCTCTCAATCAGAAAAACAGAAACCCCCAACTGCCGCCCACACCGAGCTCACAAACTACGGCTTCCCAATCGGGCTCCTCCCTTCCTCCGTAAAAAACTACACTTTCAACCAGGCTTCTGGCGAATTCTCCGTCGATCTTGGGGGCCCGTGTAAGATCACGCTCCCTCCTGACAATTACTTAGCCACGTACTCCAAAAGGGTAAGTGGGAAGATTGTTGAGGGTCGGATTGCGGAACTGGATGGGATCCGGGTTTGGGCTTTTTTTAAATGGTGGTCGATAACGGGGATTAGTTCTAGTGGAGACAATTTGGTTTTTGAAGTTGGGATGATTACTGCTAAATATCCTTCCAAGAATTTTGATGAGAGTCCTCAGTGTGAGGGCAAACACTCTTCTTCTTGA